The stretch of DNA AACTGATCGTGGTAAAGAACACCTTGTTGCAAAAAGCAATGGAAAGAGCGAACGATGCAGAATTCAAGCCTCTGTATGTTGCGCTTAAAGGTTCTACTTCAATCATGTTGTGTGATTCAGCCGCAGCCCCAGCGAAACTGATCAAAGAGTTTCGTAAATCCAATTCTAAACCGGTCTTGAAAGGTGCATTCGTTGAACAAAGCATTTATATCGGCGACGAGCAATTGGATACCCTCGCAGCGATTAAATCGAAGAACGAATTGATCGGCGATATCATCGGATTGTTACAATCTCCAATGAGAAATGTGATCGGTGGTCTTACGAACGACAGTCGCA from Bacteroidota bacterium encodes:
- a CDS encoding 50S ribosomal protein L10, yielding MNKENKTQIITELAAKLAASKNFYLADTSELPSEKTSSLRRQCFDKQIKLIVVKNTLLQKAMERANDAEFKPLYVALKGSTSIMLCDSAAAPAKLIKEFRKSNSKPVLKGAFVEQSIYIGDEQLDTLAAIKSKNELIGDIIGLLQSPMRNVIGGLTNDSRKFPGDSETSSANAE